The Primulina tabacum isolate GXHZ01 chromosome 1, ASM2559414v2, whole genome shotgun sequence genome contains the following window.
ATCGATGATGTGATATGCACATATTGGATATGATGAAACATAGAAAAATTACagaataatatatacatattaCATTTGTAGAAACGAAAGCAATTAAGTAGTGTATGTGTGTGACGGAATAAGAGAGAAAGAAGGATGATTGATGACGAATGCATAAAATCTTACTTTAGTTTTACCTTTCAGAAAAATATATACACAAGTTTTCagcaatagatttaaaattttaagatgttttagctctatttttaaaggatatacAATTTTGAACACTTTCTAATATTATATAGAATCAAAATCATATAAGAGTATATTGACATTTGATCAATAGTTACGAGATTGCTGGACATGGTTTGCCAAGTGTGAGTTACTTGATTAGTGTAATTTGCAGGCTACTACATAAACCCTTGGGTTTATCCAATATACACAAAGGTTAGCGGCTGTGGATTTTAAGgtaagaataaaaataaatattgaatAGTAATATATACATATTACATTTGTAGAAACGAGAGCAATTAAGTAGTGCCTTTTTCTTGGGCTTTGATCTATGTGTAACATgacaaaatttgacttctatAGTCAAATATTGGGTACGTGAATTTATAATGGACTGGGCTGGTCCAACACATCTGCAATTTGGCTACCTTTTCTTCATTCTTATTTCTGGCCATTGCTcactaaaataatttaattacaaattgatatgattttggaACTTGGAAAAACGCAACATGATTGCTAAAATTTGAGTGGTGACAACCTTATCATCCTTCTTAACAAATAAAGAGTGAACATTCTTCGATGGTTGGAGGCCAACATGTTTCATCCATTGTGCAAAGCTCAAATTGCATTATCTCGAGACTTGTTTGAGGTCATGTAAGAAATTGAATAGTCTATTTTTTTgtaatgaaataaaaacaattaaaaaacaCAAGGCTAAAAAAGgacaaaaatagaaaaagaaaatgtgaaatggaaaagaaaaaataaatagaaatttggggttaaagaaaaagaataggTATCTCTTAAGAatgtctcacgaatttttatttgtgagacgggtgaATCCtgccgatatttacaataaaaaataatactcttaacataaaaaataatatttttcatgggcGATGAAATCGGATTTCACGAAAGTTTTTGTGCAATTACAGGACAGAatgaaagaaaaaggaaaaaaggtGCCATTTCCAACTTCACCTATTTGGTCGTTCTACTAGTAGCCTCAGTCTAAGTATAGATGCAGGGGTATAATCAGGTTCCTGATTAAACTACCTAGAATCTCCGTGGGGTGGTTTGCAGTTAAGCATGAAAAACTTGGAATTTTCTTTGAGATTTGATTCGTATTTAATGCATTAATGGATGAATAAATATCAATGTATCACGTCTTCGTCACCTTCAAATCGCAGTTCAATGGCGGCCACCGCGTCCCGATCCCTAATCAGCGCTCTCCAATTCAAAAACCAAAACCCTAGTCAGGCTCCCTTTAGCACCGTTAATCTCCCTAAACGGCGTCGTAGAATCTGCCATCACGCATGCAGCACCAGTGACAAAAATAATCAGAAAACCGGAGCAGTTGAGCTGCAAAAGCTCATTGATGACGACCCCTTTGAATTCAATTTCAAAGATTCGCTTCCCTTCCTTCCGCGTATAAtttgtttgatttttattttgttttattgcttgTTGTGGATTATCTTATGAAATTTGTGAAATTCTTGGATTTTTAGGGCCTTTGACGTCCGCGCAATTGACCAATGTTGTAACCGAAGGGTCTCGTCTCCGTGTTGCTTATCAGGTTTTTCCTTATGTTTATCCGGAAAGACTGCTTTTAATTACTTTGCATTGATGCTCGTAGTTATAATGTGTAGGGAAAGGGAGGCCCATTAAGGTGCCATAGCTGAAAACAAATTAATTTGTTTGTGCAATTTTTCTATGAATATAAGTGTCACCGCACATATGACTACTGTCCCTTCGGGACGATACACATGCACATGACTGCTGTCCCTTCGGGCTTTTTATCGTCCTTGCTCGTCCAATATGTGTTTTCGTTGCATTTTGATTTTGTTGATGCGTCCCCATCATTTTACACCGTTAATGTATTTTGAGTGAATTGACTTTTTAATGTCACAGGGAGTTCGAGGTGCGTATAGCGAGTCTGCAGCAGAGAAGGCGTATCCGAATTGTGAAGCAGTTCCATGCGAACAATTTGACACTGCTTTTCAAGTGAGAAATGTGTTGCATTTTGGTTTTTTATGATTGGTGCGAGTCATTCATGTAGTAATTGAATAATTCAACAAACGGCTGTTATCTCAGTGGTTCCCCTTTTGCATCTTTTTCAATTTGTTATCATTGGTGGTGGTGTTTATGGAAGGTTGCCATCTAAAACATAACTCTTCCGCAGTGTCACATGGGCACATATAAAGAATGACGGGGTTGGGGTGGTGTTGGGGGATATGTCAGTTTTGTTTTTTGTAATACAATAATCATTTTTAGCACCCTTCGAAATTTTCAGCATAGATCATACATTTAGTGGTATGGTTTGCTTATAAAGTTGACCCGTTGACCTGGTGGGAATCCTTTTCCCTCAAGTAAAAATGTGTTGTCTTGAATATATTTATATGAAGGAGATGTGGTTCATCTCTATTTCTTTTTTGTGCATCTGGGTCAATATTTTACAGGTTGTTGAAACATGGATCGTTGATAGAGCAGTACTGCCAATAGAAAATTCTTTGGGTGGTAGCATCCATAGGAACTATGACCTTCTTCTTCGACATAGATTGCATATTGTTGGAGAAGTGAAACTTGCAGTTAGGCATTGCTTACTGGCGAACCATGGTGTCAAGGTTGAAGATTTAAAGAGGGTTCTTAGCCATCCACAGGTTCCTCACTTTGGTTAAAACCAATTCTGTTTGTCCTTAAGGCATGCAATCAGCAATTTAACCTTTGACGTTCAGGCACTTGCACAGTGTGAGAACACGTTAACGAAGTTAGGACTGGTGAGAGAAGCTGTGGATGATACTGCTGGTGCAGCTAAGGTAATAGAACGCTGTGTAGAacatatttatgatatgcaGTATTTCTTGTACCGACTCTCatgctagggttcttcatttttCATGGATTTTCCTTGCTATAGAGCGAGAGAAATAGCATTGAAAACCAGAGGTCATCAGATTTTTGGTTTGGTAAAATAAGCATAAATAGTAACAGATGTAAATGATAATACAGAAGATAAAGAAGTAAAAGCCTAAACAACTCTCAATGTAAACATAACCTATTTACTTCTTTTTCAACTGAATGAATGAAAGTATTTTCTTTAGTATTTTCCAATCCAAAATCTATGTTTTAAACACAGTATCCAGATATTTGAAGCCTATCTCTTGAATTCCTGACTGTTATTTTAGGTGTCGATGTGACTGAATTCAAGAACTTGTACATCTCATTCAGTTTTAATCATTGGTATTTTAGTCATAGacataatatatttttgaatattCAGTGCGTTGCtttccataaactcaaagatgctGGGGCAGTTGCTAGCATGACTGCTGCTAAGACCTATGGTTTGAACGTACTGGCTCAAGACATACAGGTCATGTATAAGTTAATTTAGTGTTACGTGATCACTTTTATATGTTCTCCTAGCCATAAACATAAATTACAAATTTGATATATATCATTTGTCCTGTTTTTATTTTCAGGATGATTCTGACAATGTCACTCGATTCCTTATGCTGGCTAGGGAACCTATTATACCAGGCACGGACAAACCTTTCAAGGTTAGCTTTCCTCAAGTATGCAACTGTTGGcaattactaaataaattatcaCTCAAATAAATTATCACTCAATTTCAAATCTATTTTATTGGAAGAGTAAGTTTCCCTTGATTTTCACCCCAGCCCCCTTGCACCTAGTAATTCATTCATCAATAATAATCATtttatcagacgagtatagtcTTCTCTCTTGAGGAAGGTCCAGGAATGCTTTTTAAAGCACTTGCTGTGTTTGCAATGAGGAATATCAACCTTACCAAGGTGAGTATATTTTATGCTTACTCTTGTTAAGGATATATCCTGTGATTTTTTGTCTGTGGCCCCATTATAAATTGTGTTTTTTCCTGCTGACGTAGATTGAAAGCCGTCCGTTGCAGAAGCAAGCTTTGCAGACAACAGATGATAATACGATAGTATTTCCCAAGTAAATGCAGAAAATTCCGAATTATAGTAGATAAAATctctatatatttttattatgtcaTATGAATATCTAACTGTATCATATCCTTGTATCGTGAGCACCTGCCTTAATTTATTTCAAGAAGTAGATTGATTCTCATGTTTTTCTTGTGACCTGGCAAATGCTGGTTCTCGAGTGATACTTTCAttagtttgatatcatttttagCACCACAGGAATTATCTAGAAAGTGGAAAGTTAGAGTAAATCGATGATATAAATGATTCGATAGTTTTATCTTTGGATATATCAGTGGAAATGCCAATGTTATTTCAGTCACCAATATTGTCTTATCAAAGCTCCTGACATCCTTGTGCACTTTCAACCTTTCAAATGCTTTGCTGAAATATCCCTAATATTTATATATCTGAACAGATATTTCCCATATCTTTTCTACATCGATTTTGAAGCATCCATGGCTGATAACCGAGCACAGAATGCCCTTGGTCATCTAAAGGTGTTGTATGGTCTATTGTAAGGTCCTGCATGAAATAACTATTTCTTTGTCTGAATGCCGTAACAGAtcacttttgcaggagtttgcAACATTTTTGAGGGTGCTTGGGAGTTACCCTGCAGACTCTAGCTTTCATTGAGCAAACATAACCCTGTAAGCACAAATATTCTGAAGGGTTGTACTAACAGAATCGACTACTGAGCTTCAGCAGAGCAGGAAGTTGCACACTTAGCATCGATTGGAAGTTCATcagcaagttttttttttaaaagaaaaaactttgaagttaTTACACAATTGTGCAATAAACCCATTTTTTCACATTATTCCATTTTTCTTCGTATTTACACCTGTTAATATGAAAAGTCCCATAATCCTCTTCGGTTCTATATTTTTGTAAATGAAGTGGGGCGCCCAGTTGTTTGACATGACTGATGCACCATAGAAGCGGACTGGTTGGACGAGTGACCACGAGCCTCTTTATTATATGAAACTAAAATATTGCATCATTTCTATTGAAATAAGCCAGTCTCTGTGTGGCTGTATGTGACATTCTAACGTAAAAAATATCTTTAGAATTTCAGAATGCAACGCATGTAGACTTCTTACAACAACTATCAATAAGAATAGATGATTTACGCGAGGACATGGAGTCAATTTTATGACTGGAATTTGGTGGGGTGCGTCATGCCATGACAATAGTAGTGCAGTGCAATACGGGGCGATACTGGAGATCCCCAAGCAGCAGGCTACTGTTGATGAACTCTTCCCAttcgaaaataaatttaatattatgtcaGCTAAAGGACTCACACCTCAGATATTACAAACTTGTAAGCAATATGCTACATGGGATCTTACCCAAGAGGCCGAGAAAGGAAATCATGGAACATTCCATTAGCACGTCGTAACTAAATTGCTTGGCCGTTTTTTATCTTCACCAGATGTGGGATAACATGTTGGCAACGTATTCTAACAATCCATAAGCACCTTGTTACTACATTGCTACAGCTGCTTAAATTTGACATAGAACCCAAGTAAACTAAACACTGGTGCTACTCAACACCAGCGCATTTGACCAGTTTTTAGAACAAAAGGTAGCATTGCCAACGTTGCTCTATCTCTACACACAAGAGGGTTTAACGTGTTGATGGATTCGAATTGTATGTCGAAGCTCTTGTCCAACATGAGCAGGCACAAGTCAAATTCAAATAAGGATCTAGCAGCTCGAACTCTATTTgacattatatttttataatttaaattaccAAAATAGTAAATTGCATATCTTCACAATTCATTTGTTAACACCTTCTAAATCATTTTAGTCATTTCAACTTTATACACGACAATAAGGATAGAAATCTAACACAGATACAATGTTGCATTAACTGTACAATTCGAGCTTGCAGGGCCGAATTGTATGTACATTCACACCTCAAAACGGCAATACATATTTCCTTCGATGATGCAGAAAAGAAAAACAGACCTGAAACCTGCAATGCTGTGCTAATCTTGTTCATAACAATACTTGATCAACAAATCTGCAATGCATCAATTCTTATGTCTGCCCCAGTTCCCAGATTTCAATAGAATCTACTTAACCATTAGACTCTCAGATTTCAATAGAATCTACTTAACCATTAGACTCTGCACAAGTTCTAAGATTTCATTACGCATCTTAGAAACAAGAAAAGGCGTAATCTGCTCCTTAACAGCAGAGAACCACAAATCCTTCACATGCTTAGGTCGTTCATCACTACCATACCAACGACAGATTTCTCTGGCAATGGCTGCAACATATAGGCCACAATCATAACCATTCACTTGCCTAGGTGTAAAGGAGCAGTCAACATACCTAGCATCAGATGACATACAATAGATTACTGCTCTAAAAACCCTATTGGCGTGTGTGTTATTGATGCCTCCGCTGCTATCATGATGTACAAAAATGTTCTCGTTTCTCTCGAATGCAAGCAAGCTCCAATGACTCCCACCTTCTGCAATGGTTACATCAGTATTATCATTGATGGGGAAGAGTATCAGCTGCTTTCTGGAAAAATAAAGGGGTTCTACAAAATCTTTGAGGCTTGCGATGTCTGGACACTCTTTTATCCAGAAAGTGATAGAGGGTGGAACAAGAAGGACATC
Protein-coding sequences here:
- the LOC142549055 gene encoding arogenate dehydratase 2-like isoform X1 encodes the protein MNKYQCITSSSPSNRSSMAATASRSLISALQFKNQNPSQAPFSTVNLPKRRRRICHHACSTSDKNNQKTGAVELQKLIDDDPFEFNFKDSLPFLPRPLTSAQLTNVVTEGSRLRVAYQGVRGAYSESAAEKAYPNCEAVPCEQFDTAFQVVETWIVDRAVLPIENSLGGSIHRNYDLLLRHRLHIVGEVKLAVRHCLLANHGVKVEDLKRVLSHPQALAQCENTLTKLGLVREAVDDTAGAAKCVAFHKLKDAGAVASMTAAKTYGLNVLAQDIQDDSDNVTRFLMLAREPIIPGTDKPFKTSIVFSLEEGPGMLFKALAVFAMRNINLTKIESRPLQKQALQTTDDNTIVFPKYFPYLFYIDFEASMADNRAQNALGHLKEFATFLRVLGSYPADSSFH
- the LOC142549055 gene encoding arogenate dehydratase 2-like isoform X2 codes for the protein MAATASRSLISALQFKNQNPSQAPFSTVNLPKRRRRICHHACSTSDKNNQKTGAVELQKLIDDDPFEFNFKDSLPFLPRPLTSAQLTNVVTEGSRLRVAYQGVRGAYSESAAEKAYPNCEAVPCEQFDTAFQVVETWIVDRAVLPIENSLGGSIHRNYDLLLRHRLHIVGEVKLAVRHCLLANHGVKVEDLKRVLSHPQALAQCENTLTKLGLVREAVDDTAGAAKCVAFHKLKDAGAVASMTAAKTYGLNVLAQDIQDDSDNVTRFLMLAREPIIPGTDKPFKTSIVFSLEEGPGMLFKALAVFAMRNINLTKIESRPLQKQALQTTDDNTIVFPKYFPYLFYIDFEASMADNRAQNALGHLKEFATFLRVLGSYPADSSFH
- the LOC142549066 gene encoding NEDD8-specific protease 1; the encoded protein is MENANVDEKILSYNDVVLRRSDLDILSGPYFLNDRIIEFYFSYLTSCYHFEDVLLVPPSITFWIKECPDIASLKDFVEPLYFSRKQLILFPINDNTDVTIAEGGSHWSLLAFERNENIFVHHDSSGGINNTHANRVFRAVIYCMSSDARYVDCSFTPRQVNGYDCGLYVAAIAREICRWYGSDERPKHVKDLWFSAVKEQITPFLVSKMRNEILELVQSLMVK